Proteins co-encoded in one Candidatus Moraniibacteriota bacterium genomic window:
- a CDS encoding lytic murein transglycosylase — MNKKTKKLALIMAWALTVPVFLVSQISFWQAPVIVVYAADSISNIEEEKEEIEDKIEREQKALQKSQQELSQIQGAVNSTQSAINKTQSDLNKVKETISRKEMEIVNLNDQIKLSEEALKSFLQKIYYIKNKAILEVVLSEESFTGMFSSVDNILTLEDKIMDMTNKISETKKQVEQDKIELADIKEKHEDVLEKRIDEKQGLLADKAEAASDVAEKEATIEELQAKLAELESDLNVLTGKSFNAKDIKEAVEYASDKTGVPKGVLYGFLKMETNLGANTGQCTYKEVEKVAIARYKKYGSKYKNSIALLYKRRDLFYDLVDDLGYSKSKKVSCSPSGYIGQGGAMGVPQFMSDTWQGYKSRITAKTGHKTPDPWDLTDGVMAMAIKLREAGATSDSKTAIKKASINYLGTFYANYYNGIVYWSKNYKRLFN; from the coding sequence ATGAATAAAAAAACAAAAAAATTGGCTTTAATAATGGCCTGGGCTTTAACAGTTCCTGTATTTTTAGTGTCCCAGATTTCTTTTTGGCAGGCTCCAGTCATTGTTGTTTATGCAGCAGACAGTATATCCAATATTGAAGAAGAAAAAGAAGAAATTGAAGACAAAATCGAAAGAGAACAAAAAGCCCTGCAAAAAAGCCAACAGGAACTTTCACAAATACAAGGCGCAGTTAATTCAACTCAATCAGCCATAAATAAGACCCAGTCTGATTTGAATAAAGTTAAAGAAACAATTTCTCGTAAGGAAATGGAAATAGTAAATTTGAATGATCAGATAAAATTGAGTGAAGAAGCACTGAAAAGTTTTTTACAAAAAATTTATTATATAAAAAATAAGGCTATTCTGGAAGTGGTTCTATCTGAAGAAAGTTTCACGGGCATGTTTTCTAGTGTTGATAATATCCTGACTCTTGAAGATAAGATTATGGATATGACAAATAAAATTTCAGAAACAAAAAAACAGGTTGAACAAGACAAAATTGAGCTAGCCGATATAAAAGAAAAACATGAGGATGTTTTAGAAAAAAGAATTGATGAAAAGCAGGGCTTACTTGCAGATAAAGCAGAAGCTGCATCAGATGTAGCAGAAAAAGAAGCAACAATTGAAGAATTACAGGCGAAATTAGCAGAATTGGAAAGCGATTTAAATGTTTTAACCGGAAAATCATTCAACGCTAAAGACATTAAAGAAGCGGTCGAATATGCTAGTGATAAGACGGGAGTTCCAAAGGGGGTTCTTTATGGATTTTTGAAAATGGAAACGAATTTAGGGGCCAATACGGGACAGTGTACTTATAAAGAAGTTGAAAAAGTGGCAATTGCAAGGTATAAGAAATACGGATCAAAATACAAGAACTCAATTGCATTGCTTTATAAAAGGAGGGACCTTTTTTATGATTTAGTGGACGATTTAGGATACAGTAAAAGTAAAAAAGTTTCCTGTTCGCCAAGTGGTTATATCGGACAAGGAGGAGCTATGGGTGTCCCACAATTCATGTCTGACACGTGGCAAGGATATAAATCAAGGATAACTGCCAAGACTGGGCATAAAACGCCGGATCCATGGGATTTAACTGACGGTGTTATGGCTATGGCTATAAAATTGAGGGAAGCTGGAGCAACTTCAGACAGTAAAACTGCAATTAAAAAAGCTTCAATCAATTATCTGGGAACATTCTATGCAAATTATTACAATGGCATAGTTTATTGGTCTAAGAATTACAAGCGGCTTTTTAATTAA
- the metG gene encoding methionine--tRNA ligase: protein MNNKLYITTTLPYVNAQPHIGYAWEVVRADAWARFQRLSGHEVFFNIGTDEHGAKIYERAKELGIDTQAYCDQQVEKFKELKNILNLSFDNFIRTTDEHHIQAAQKFWKQADANGYIYKKNYKTKYCIGCEMEKTDSELIDDCCPLHPDRKIQIVEEENYFFKFSAFQKELLDLYEINPEFVVPKHRFNEIKKFVEMGLMDFSISRIKEKMPWGVPVPGDENHVIYVWFDALVNYISAIGWPDDLEKFNSWWPGIQVAGKDNIRQQSAMWQAMLLSNKLPPSKQIFINSFITSNGQKMSKSLGNVISPYEMVEKFDVDGTRYLLLILNSFGDDVDINWGWMVEKYNADLANGLGNLTSRVIKLAKNFKFKISDFRSSPNEKISNFLKNLEINKALEYIWDIVKEDNKYIEDNKPWELSKNDENKFKEVMEKLISDLHLISQFLAPFLPETSEKIKKALETKQVEPLFQRIK, encoded by the coding sequence ATGAATAATAAACTTTACATAACAACTACTTTACCATACGTTAATGCTCAGCCTCATATTGGTTATGCTTGGGAGGTGGTTAGGGCAGATGCCTGGGCAAGATTTCAAAGACTTTCAGGCCATGAAGTTTTTTTCAATATCGGGACAGATGAACATGGGGCTAAAATTTATGAGCGTGCCAAGGAGCTAGGCATTGATACGCAGGCCTATTGCGATCAACAGGTAGAAAAATTCAAAGAATTGAAAAATATTTTAAATTTAAGCTTCGATAATTTTATTCGTACAACCGATGAACATCATATTCAGGCAGCCCAGAAATTCTGGAAACAGGCTGATGCCAATGGTTATATTTACAAGAAAAATTACAAGACTAAATATTGCATAGGTTGTGAGATGGAGAAGACAGATTCAGAGCTTATTGACGATTGCTGTCCATTGCATCCTGACAGAAAAATTCAAATTGTAGAGGAGGAAAATTATTTCTTTAAATTTTCAGCTTTTCAGAAAGAATTGTTGGATTTATATGAAATAAATCCTGAATTTGTAGTGCCAAAACATCGTTTTAATGAAATTAAAAAATTTGTAGAGATGGGTCTCATGGACTTCAGTATTTCCAGGATAAAAGAAAAGATGCCTTGGGGTGTACCAGTTCCAGGCGATGAAAACCATGTAATTTATGTCTGGTTTGACGCTCTAGTTAACTATATTTCGGCTATTGGTTGGCCAGATGATCTGGAGAAATTTAATTCTTGGTGGCCGGGAATTCAAGTAGCCGGCAAGGACAACATTCGCCAGCAGTCAGCTATGTGGCAGGCGATGCTTTTGTCAAATAAACTGCCTCCGTCCAAGCAGATTTTTATAAACAGTTTCATAACCAGTAATGGGCAAAAAATGTCCAAGTCATTAGGAAATGTTATTTCACCCTATGAAATGGTTGAAAAATTCGATGTCGATGGCACGCGCTATCTTTTGCTTATCCTTAATAGCTTTGGGGATGATGTGGATATTAATTGGGGCTGGATGGTAGAAAAATATAATGCTGATTTGGCAAATGGACTAGGCAATCTAACTTCACGAGTTATAAAACTTGCTAAAAATTTTAAATTTAAAATTTCAGATTTCAGATCAAGTCCTAATGAAAAAATATCTAATTTCTTAAAAAATTTAGAGATAAATAAGGCGTTGGAATATATATGGGATATTGTAAAAGAAGATAATAAATATATTGAAGATAATAAACCATGGGAACTTTCTAAAAATGACGAGAATAAGTTTAAAGAAGTTATGGAAAAATTAATCTCAGATCTTCATCTCATATCTCAATTTCTAGCGCCTTTTTTGCCTGAAACATCAGAAAAAATCAAAAAAGCATTGGAAACAAAGCAGGTTGAGCCTCTTTTCCAAAGAATAAAGTAG